A region of Paenibacillus thiaminolyticus DNA encodes the following proteins:
- a CDS encoding ABC transporter ATP-binding protein, which translates to MTYALRTYRVTKSYQGNEVVSEVSMNIRRGEIYGFLGPNGAGKTTLMKMMTNLVKPTSGEIEILGQKLTDTSFELLGRMGSIIEYPIFYDKLTARENLDLHCEYMGYHDKKAIDEALELVNLRGIDKKMVKDFSLGMKQRLGIARAITTKPELLLLDEPINGLDPIGMKELRDLFRMLSRDYGITLLISSHMLGEIEQMADTIGVINHGKLLAEVAMAEVREQNAAYIEIVTTNSQHAVFVLENRMNLTNLRLMNEQVIRVYDTELPQNEIAKTLIMNDVIIESIHKKNQSLEDYFLTLLNGGGIHA; encoded by the coding sequence ATGACCTATGCATTGCGAACCTATCGGGTCACCAAAAGCTATCAAGGCAATGAAGTCGTATCGGAAGTCAGCATGAATATCCGGCGGGGTGAAATCTATGGATTTCTCGGGCCGAATGGCGCTGGCAAGACGACGTTGATGAAAATGATGACGAATCTGGTCAAGCCGACCAGCGGCGAGATCGAGATTCTTGGGCAGAAGCTGACGGACACATCCTTTGAACTGCTCGGGCGGATGGGATCGATTATCGAATATCCGATTTTCTACGACAAGCTCACGGCGCGCGAGAATCTGGATTTGCACTGCGAATATATGGGCTATCATGATAAAAAGGCGATTGACGAGGCGCTTGAGCTGGTCAATCTGCGCGGCATCGACAAGAAAATGGTCAAGGACTTCTCCCTCGGGATGAAGCAGCGGCTTGGCATTGCCCGCGCCATTACGACGAAGCCGGAGCTGCTCCTGCTCGACGAGCCGATTAACGGACTCGATCCGATCGGTATGAAGGAGCTGCGGGATCTGTTCCGGATGCTGTCCCGCGACTACGGGATTACACTGCTCATTTCCAGCCATATGCTGGGGGAGATCGAGCAGATGGCCGATACGATCGGCGTCATCAATCACGGCAAGCTGCTCGCCGAGGTGGCGATGGCGGAAGTGAGGGAGCAGAATGCCGCTTATATCGAGATCGTCACGACCAACAGCCAGCATGCGGTGTTCGTGCTGGAGAACCGGATGAACCTTACGAACCTGCGGCTGATGAACGAACAGGTCATACGGGTATATGACACGGAGCTGCCGCAGAACGAGATTGCGAAGACACTGATTATGAACGATGTCATTATCGAGTCGATTCATAAGAAGAACCAGTCTCTGGAAGACTACTTCCTCACTTTATTGAACGGAGGCGGCATCCATGCGTAA